From one Papio anubis isolate 15944 chromosome 12, Panubis1.0, whole genome shotgun sequence genomic stretch:
- the NPAS4 gene encoding neuronal PAS domain-containing protein 4 isoform X1, with amino-acid sequence MYRSTKGASKARRDQINAEIRNLKELLPLAEADKVRLSYLHIMSLACIYTRKGVFFAGGTPLAGPTGLLSAQELEDIVAALPGFLLVFTAEGKLLYLSESVSEHLGHSMVDLVAQGDSIYDIIDPADHLTVRQQLTLPSALDTDRLFRCRFNTSKSLRRQSAGNKLVLIRGRFHAHPPGAYWAGNPVFTAFCAPLEPRPRPGPGPGPGPASLFLAMFQSRHAKDLALLDISESVLIYLGFERSELLCKSWYGLLHPEDLAHASAQHYRLLAESGDIQAEMVVRLQAKTGGWAWIYCLLYSEGPEGPITANNYPISDMEAWSLRQQLNSEDTQAAYVLGAPTMLPSFPENILSQEQCPSTNPLFTTALGAPRSTSFPSAPELSVVSASEELPRPSKELDFSYLTFPSGPEPSLQAELSKDLVCTPPYTPHQPGGCAFLFSLHEPFQTHLPTPSSTLQEQLTPSTATFSDQLTPSSATFPDPLTSPLQGQLTETSVRSYEDQLTPCTSTFPDQLLPSTATFPEPLGSPAHEQLTPPSTAFQAHLDSPSQTFPEQLSPNPTKTYFAQEGCSFLYEKLPPSPSSPGNGDCTLLALAQLRGPLSVDVPLVPEGLLTPEASPVKQSFFHYSEKEQNEIDRLIQQISQLAQGMDRPFSAEAGTGGLEPLGGLEPLDSNLSLSGAGPPVLSLDLKPWKCQELDFLADPDNMFLEETPVEDIFMDLSTPDPSEEWGSGDPEAEGPGGAPSPCNNLSPEDHSFLEDLATYETAFETGVSAFPYDGFTDELHQLQSQVQDSFHEDGSGGEPTF; translated from the exons ATGTACCGCTCCACCAAGGGCGCCTCCAAGGCGCGCCGGGACCAGATCAACGCCGAGATCCGGAACCTCAAGGAGCTGCTGCCGCTGGCCGAAGCGGACAAGGTCCGGCTGTCCTACCTGCACATCATGAGCCTCGCCTGCATCTACACTCGCAAGGGTGTCTTCTTCGCTGGAG GCACTCCTCTGGCGGGCCCCACGGGGCTTCTCTCAGCTCAAGAACTTGAGGACATCGTAGCGGCCCTACCCGGCTTTCTGCTTGTGTTCACAGCCGAGGGGAAATTGCTGTACCTTTCTGAGAGTGTGAGCGAGCATCTGGGCCACTCCATG gtGGACCTGGTTGCCCAGGGTGACAGCATCTACGACATCATTGACCCAGCTGACCACCTCACTGTGCGCCAGCAACtcactctgccctctgccctggaCACTG ATCGCCTCTTCCGCTGCCGCTTCAACACCTCCAAGTCTCTCAGGCGCCAGAGTGCAGGCAACAAACTGGTGCTTATTCGAGGCCGATTCCATGCTCACCCACCTGGGGCCTACTGGGCAGGAAACCCCGTGTTCACAGCTTTCTGTGCCCCATTGGAGCCAAGACCccgccctggccctggccctggccctggccctgcctcaCTCTTCCTGGCCATGTTCCAGAGTCGTCATGCTAAAGACCTGGCCCTACTGGACATCTCTGAGAG TGTCCTAATCTACCTGGGCTTTGAGCGCAGTGAACTGCTTTGTAAATCATGGTATGGACTGCTGCACCCCGAGGACCTGGCCCACGCTTCTGCTCAACACTACCGCCTGT TGGCTGAGAGTGGAGATATTCAGGCAGAGATGGTGGTGAGGTTACAGGCCAAgactggaggctgggcatggaTTTACTGCCTATTATACTCAGAAGGTCCAGAGGGCCCCATTACTGCCAATAACTACCCAATCAG tgACATGGAAGCCTGGAGCCTCCGCCAGCAGTTGAACTCTGAAGATACCCAGGCAGCTTATGTCCTGGGCGCTCCAACCATGCTGCCCTCATTCCCTGAAAACATTCTTTCCCAGGAACAGTGCCCCAGCACTAACCCACTCTTCACCACAGCCCTGGGGGCTCCCAGAAGCACCAGCTTCCCCAGTGCTCCTGAACTGAGTGTTGTCTCTGCATCAGAAGAGCTTCCCCGACCCTCCAAAGAACTGGACTTCAGTTACCTGACATTCCCTTCTGGGCCTGAGCCTTCTCTCCAAGCAGAACTAAGCAAGGATCTTGTGTGCACTCCACCGTACACGCCCCATCAACCAGGAGGCTGTGCCTTCCTCTTCAGCCTCCATGAGCCCTTCCAGACCCACTTGCCCACCCCATCCAGCACTCTTCAAGAACAGCTGACTCCAAGCACAGCGACCTTCTCTGATCAGTTGACGCCCAGCAGTGCAACCTTCCCAGATCCACTAACTAGCCCACTGCAAGGCCAGTTGACTGAAACCTCAGTCAGAAGCTATGAAGACCAGTTGACTCCCTGCACCTCCACCTTCCCAGACCAGCTGCTTCCCAGCACAGCCACCTTCCCAGAGCCTCTGGGCAGCCCTGCCCATGAACAGCTGActcctcccagcacagcattccAAGCACACCTGGACAGCCCCAGCCAAACCTTCCCAGAGCAACTGAGTCCCAATCCTACCAAGACTTACTTTGCCCAGGAGGGATGCAGTTTTCTCTATGAGAAGTTGCCCCCAAGTCCTAGCAGCCCTGGTAATGGGGACTGCACGCTCTTGGCCCTAGCCCAGCTCCGGGGCCCCCTCTCTGTGGATGTCCCCCTGGTGCCCGAAGGCCTGCTCAcacctgaggcctctccagtcaagCAGAGTTTCTTCCACTACTCTGAAAAGGAGCAGAACGAGATAGACCGTCTCATCCAGCAGATTAGCCAATTGGCTCAGGGCATGGACAGACCCTTCTCAGCTGAGGCTGGCACTGGTGGACTAGAGCCACTTGGAGGACTGGAGCCCCTAGACTCCAACCTGTCCCTGTCAGGGGCAGGCCCCCCTGTGCTCAGCCTGGACCTGAAACCCTGGAAATGCCAGGAGCTGGACTTCCTGGCTGACCCTGATAACATGTTCCTGGAAGAGACGCCCGTGGAAGACATCTTCATGGATCTCTCTACCCCAGACCCCAGTGAGGAATGGGGCTCAGGGGATCCTGAGGCAGAGGGCCCAGGAGGGGCCCCATCGCCTTGCAACAACCTGTCCCCAGAAGACCACAGCTTCCTGGAGGACCTGGCCACATATGAAACCGCCTTTGAGACAGGTGTCTCAGCATTCCCCTATGATGGGTTTACTGATGAGTTGCATCAACTCCAGAGCCAAGTTCAAGACAGCTTCCATGAAG
- the NPAS4 gene encoding neuronal PAS domain-containing protein 4 isoform X2: MLTHLGPTGQETPCSQLSVPHWSQDPALALALALALPHSSWPCSRVVMLKTWPYWTSLRVAESGDIQAEMVVRLQAKTGGWAWIYCLLYSEGPEGPITANNYPISDMEAWSLRQQLNSEDTQAAYVLGAPTMLPSFPENILSQEQCPSTNPLFTTALGAPRSTSFPSAPELSVVSASEELPRPSKELDFSYLTFPSGPEPSLQAELSKDLVCTPPYTPHQPGGCAFLFSLHEPFQTHLPTPSSTLQEQLTPSTATFSDQLTPSSATFPDPLTSPLQGQLTETSVRSYEDQLTPCTSTFPDQLLPSTATFPEPLGSPAHEQLTPPSTAFQAHLDSPSQTFPEQLSPNPTKTYFAQEGCSFLYEKLPPSPSSPGNGDCTLLALAQLRGPLSVDVPLVPEGLLTPEASPVKQSFFHYSEKEQNEIDRLIQQISQLAQGMDRPFSAEAGTGGLEPLGGLEPLDSNLSLSGAGPPVLSLDLKPWKCQELDFLADPDNMFLEETPVEDIFMDLSTPDPSEEWGSGDPEAEGPGGAPSPCNNLSPEDHSFLEDLATYETAFETGVSAFPYDGFTDELHQLQSQVQDSFHEDGSGGEPTF; the protein is encoded by the exons ATGCTCACCCACCTGGGGCCTACTGGGCAGGAAACCCCGTGTTCACAGCTTTCTGTGCCCCATTGGAGCCAAGACCccgccctggccctggccctggccctggccctgcctcaCTCTTCCTGGCCATGTTCCAGAGTCGTCATGCTAAAGACCTGGCCCTACTGGACATCTCTGAGAG TGGCTGAGAGTGGAGATATTCAGGCAGAGATGGTGGTGAGGTTACAGGCCAAgactggaggctgggcatggaTTTACTGCCTATTATACTCAGAAGGTCCAGAGGGCCCCATTACTGCCAATAACTACCCAATCAG tgACATGGAAGCCTGGAGCCTCCGCCAGCAGTTGAACTCTGAAGATACCCAGGCAGCTTATGTCCTGGGCGCTCCAACCATGCTGCCCTCATTCCCTGAAAACATTCTTTCCCAGGAACAGTGCCCCAGCACTAACCCACTCTTCACCACAGCCCTGGGGGCTCCCAGAAGCACCAGCTTCCCCAGTGCTCCTGAACTGAGTGTTGTCTCTGCATCAGAAGAGCTTCCCCGACCCTCCAAAGAACTGGACTTCAGTTACCTGACATTCCCTTCTGGGCCTGAGCCTTCTCTCCAAGCAGAACTAAGCAAGGATCTTGTGTGCACTCCACCGTACACGCCCCATCAACCAGGAGGCTGTGCCTTCCTCTTCAGCCTCCATGAGCCCTTCCAGACCCACTTGCCCACCCCATCCAGCACTCTTCAAGAACAGCTGACTCCAAGCACAGCGACCTTCTCTGATCAGTTGACGCCCAGCAGTGCAACCTTCCCAGATCCACTAACTAGCCCACTGCAAGGCCAGTTGACTGAAACCTCAGTCAGAAGCTATGAAGACCAGTTGACTCCCTGCACCTCCACCTTCCCAGACCAGCTGCTTCCCAGCACAGCCACCTTCCCAGAGCCTCTGGGCAGCCCTGCCCATGAACAGCTGActcctcccagcacagcattccAAGCACACCTGGACAGCCCCAGCCAAACCTTCCCAGAGCAACTGAGTCCCAATCCTACCAAGACTTACTTTGCCCAGGAGGGATGCAGTTTTCTCTATGAGAAGTTGCCCCCAAGTCCTAGCAGCCCTGGTAATGGGGACTGCACGCTCTTGGCCCTAGCCCAGCTCCGGGGCCCCCTCTCTGTGGATGTCCCCCTGGTGCCCGAAGGCCTGCTCAcacctgaggcctctccagtcaagCAGAGTTTCTTCCACTACTCTGAAAAGGAGCAGAACGAGATAGACCGTCTCATCCAGCAGATTAGCCAATTGGCTCAGGGCATGGACAGACCCTTCTCAGCTGAGGCTGGCACTGGTGGACTAGAGCCACTTGGAGGACTGGAGCCCCTAGACTCCAACCTGTCCCTGTCAGGGGCAGGCCCCCCTGTGCTCAGCCTGGACCTGAAACCCTGGAAATGCCAGGAGCTGGACTTCCTGGCTGACCCTGATAACATGTTCCTGGAAGAGACGCCCGTGGAAGACATCTTCATGGATCTCTCTACCCCAGACCCCAGTGAGGAATGGGGCTCAGGGGATCCTGAGGCAGAGGGCCCAGGAGGGGCCCCATCGCCTTGCAACAACCTGTCCCCAGAAGACCACAGCTTCCTGGAGGACCTGGCCACATATGAAACCGCCTTTGAGACAGGTGTCTCAGCATTCCCCTATGATGGGTTTACTGATGAGTTGCATCAACTCCAGAGCCAAGTTCAAGACAGCTTCCATGAAG